One Prunus dulcis chromosome 8, ALMONDv2, whole genome shotgun sequence DNA window includes the following coding sequences:
- the LOC117636460 gene encoding pentatricopeptide repeat-containing protein At5g40410, mitochondrial isoform X2: protein MITAASCSSSLLPSLQSLPGFLFKSRTFFYFHQIQNPQRFCKLFTQKRFHNALLSPQSSVQFPSHPNPDILLSYLISAVSSCSSISYCRAIHSCVIKSFNYTDGFIGDQLVSCYTRLGRADDARNLFDEMPNKDLISWNSLISGFSRRGGAVDEGKYIHGFALKLGVLWEVKLVNSLINLYGKSGYLDAVCRLVETMPVGNIVSWNLMIASHAQNGTAADGVGYFNLMRRAGMNPDDGTVLSLLEACENLGLQKLAEGVHGLITKCGLYANATVATGLLDLYAKLGRLNYSLKVFGEVNNPDKVAWTAMLAGNAVHGNGREAMELFEGMVKVGVEPDHVTFTHLLSACSHSGLVKEGKNYFDIMSQVYGIEPRLDHYSCMVDLLGRSGLLNDAYELVKRMPLKPNSAVWGALFGACRVYGNIELGKEVAERLFSLDPSDSRNYIMLSNMYSAAGLWRDASKVRALMKEKGLIRNPGCSFIEHGNKIHRFAVGDRSHPESEKIYTKLEEVIGKIRGAGFVSKTEFILHDVEQAVKEDMISKHSEKLAIAFGLLVTNAGMPIIITKNLRICGDCHSTAKLISFIEKRTIIIRDSKRFHHFAAGICSCGDYW from the exons ATGATAACAGCAGCTTCTTGTTCATCATCTCTGTTACCCTCTCTCCAGTCTCTCCCCGGCTTTCTCTTCAAGTCCAGAACTTTCTTCTACTTCCATCAAATTCAGAACCCACAACGTTTCTGCAAACTCTTCACCCAGAAAAGATTTCACAACGCTCTTCTTTCTCCCCAGTCCTCTGTCCAATTTCCCTCACATCCAAATCCAGACATTCTTCTTTCATATCTAATTTCTGCTGTAAGCTCCTGCTCTTCAATCTCCTATTGCCGTGCAATTCACTCCTGCGTCATCAAATCTTTCAATTATACTGATGGGTTCATTGGCGATCAGCTTGTTTCTTGTTATACTAGATTGGGTCGTGCAGATGATGCACGCAACTTGTTCGATGAAATGCCCAACAAGGACTTGATCTCCTGGAATTCTTTAATTTCGGGGTTTTCACGAAGAGG GGGAGCTGTTGATGAAGGAAAGTACATTCATGGCTTTGCACTGAAATTGGGTGTGCTGTGGGAAGTTAAGCTTGTTAATTCtcttattaatttgtatgGAAAGTCAGGCTATTTGGATGCAGTTTGTCGATTGGTTGAGACAATGCCTGTAGGGAATATAGTATCATGGAATTTAATGATTGCATCTCATGCTCAAAATGGGACTGCAGCAGATGGAGTGGGTTATTTTAATCTCATGAGAAGGGCTGGAATGAATCCTGATGATGGCACTGTGCTGTCCTTGCTTGAAGCTTGTGAGAATCTAGGTTTACAGAAACTAGCAGAGGGTGTCCATGGTTTGATAACGAAATGCGGTCTCTATGCAAATGCCACAGTTGCAACTGGACTGCTAGATTTGTATGCAAAGTTGGGGAGATTAAATTATTCACTGAAGGTTTTCGGGGAGGTAAATAATCCCGACAAAGTAGCTTGGACTGCAATGCTTGCAGGCAATGCTGTGCATGGGAATGGGAGAGAAGCAATGGAGCTCTTTGAAGGCATGGTTAAGGTGGGTGTGGAGCCTGATCACGTCACTTTCACTCATTTGCTAAGTGCTTGTAGCCATTCAGGGCTTGTCAAGGAGGGAAAGAATTACTTCGACATTATGTCTCAAGTTTATGGAATTGAGCCTAGGTTGGATCACTATTCATGCATGGTTGATCTCCTGGGTCGCTCTGGGCTTCTGAATGACGCTTATGAGCTGGTTAAACGTATGCCGTTGAAGCCAAACTCTGCCGTTTGGGGGGCCCTTTTCGGTGCTTGTAGGGTTTATGGCAACATTGAACTTGGGAAGGAAGTAGCAGAGAGATTATTTTCTTTGGACCCATCAGATTCCAGAAACTATATCATGCTATCAAATATGTACTCTGCAGCTGGTTTGTGGAGAGATGCTTCAAAAGTGAGGGCTTTGATGAAGGAGAAAGGTCTCATCAGAAACCCTGGATGCAGTTTTATCGAACATGGAAATAAAATTCATAGATTTGCTGTGGGTGATCGATCTCATCCGGAGTCAGAGAAGATATACACCAAATTGGAAGAAGTGATAGGAAAGATTCGGGGGGCTGGATTCGTGTCGAAAACGGAGTTTATTCTTCATGATGTTGAACAGGCAGTGAAAGAAGATATGATCAGTAAGCACAGTGAGAAACTAGCCATTGCATTTGGGCTTCTGGTGACTAATGCTGGCATGCCAATAATTATTACTAAGAACCTTAGAATCTGTGGTGACTGTCACAGCACTGCAAAACTCATATCCTTCATCGAGAAGCGAACTATCATAATTCGAGACTCTAAGCGGTTCCACCATTTTGCCGCCGGCATATGCTCTTGTGGAGATTATTGGTGA
- the LOC117636460 gene encoding pentatricopeptide repeat-containing protein At5g40410, mitochondrial isoform X1, with the protein MITAASCSSSLLPSLQSLPGFLFKSRTFFYFHQIQNPQRFCKLFTQKRFHNALLSPQSSVQFPSHPNPDILLSYLISAVSSCSSISYCRAIHSCVIKSFNYTDGFIGDQLVSCYTRLGRADDARNLFDEMPNKDLISWNSLISGFSRRGYVDKCLDAFFRMKFEMGIETNEVTLISITSACASRGAVDEGKYIHGFALKLGVLWEVKLVNSLINLYGKSGYLDAVCRLVETMPVGNIVSWNLMIASHAQNGTAADGVGYFNLMRRAGMNPDDGTVLSLLEACENLGLQKLAEGVHGLITKCGLYANATVATGLLDLYAKLGRLNYSLKVFGEVNNPDKVAWTAMLAGNAVHGNGREAMELFEGMVKVGVEPDHVTFTHLLSACSHSGLVKEGKNYFDIMSQVYGIEPRLDHYSCMVDLLGRSGLLNDAYELVKRMPLKPNSAVWGALFGACRVYGNIELGKEVAERLFSLDPSDSRNYIMLSNMYSAAGLWRDASKVRALMKEKGLIRNPGCSFIEHGNKIHRFAVGDRSHPESEKIYTKLEEVIGKIRGAGFVSKTEFILHDVEQAVKEDMISKHSEKLAIAFGLLVTNAGMPIIITKNLRICGDCHSTAKLISFIEKRTIIIRDSKRFHHFAAGICSCGDYW; encoded by the coding sequence ATGATAACAGCAGCTTCTTGTTCATCATCTCTGTTACCCTCTCTCCAGTCTCTCCCCGGCTTTCTCTTCAAGTCCAGAACTTTCTTCTACTTCCATCAAATTCAGAACCCACAACGTTTCTGCAAACTCTTCACCCAGAAAAGATTTCACAACGCTCTTCTTTCTCCCCAGTCCTCTGTCCAATTTCCCTCACATCCAAATCCAGACATTCTTCTTTCATATCTAATTTCTGCTGTAAGCTCCTGCTCTTCAATCTCCTATTGCCGTGCAATTCACTCCTGCGTCATCAAATCTTTCAATTATACTGATGGGTTCATTGGCGATCAGCTTGTTTCTTGTTATACTAGATTGGGTCGTGCAGATGATGCACGCAACTTGTTCGATGAAATGCCCAACAAGGACTTGATCTCCTGGAATTCTTTAATTTCGGGGTTTTCACGAAGAGGGTATGTAGATAAATGCTTGGATGCATTTTTTAGgatgaaatttgaaatgggAATAGAAACCAATGAGGTTACACTTATATCTATAACCTCTGCTTGTGCTAGCAGGGGAGCTGTTGATGAAGGAAAGTACATTCATGGCTTTGCACTGAAATTGGGTGTGCTGTGGGAAGTTAAGCTTGTTAATTCtcttattaatttgtatgGAAAGTCAGGCTATTTGGATGCAGTTTGTCGATTGGTTGAGACAATGCCTGTAGGGAATATAGTATCATGGAATTTAATGATTGCATCTCATGCTCAAAATGGGACTGCAGCAGATGGAGTGGGTTATTTTAATCTCATGAGAAGGGCTGGAATGAATCCTGATGATGGCACTGTGCTGTCCTTGCTTGAAGCTTGTGAGAATCTAGGTTTACAGAAACTAGCAGAGGGTGTCCATGGTTTGATAACGAAATGCGGTCTCTATGCAAATGCCACAGTTGCAACTGGACTGCTAGATTTGTATGCAAAGTTGGGGAGATTAAATTATTCACTGAAGGTTTTCGGGGAGGTAAATAATCCCGACAAAGTAGCTTGGACTGCAATGCTTGCAGGCAATGCTGTGCATGGGAATGGGAGAGAAGCAATGGAGCTCTTTGAAGGCATGGTTAAGGTGGGTGTGGAGCCTGATCACGTCACTTTCACTCATTTGCTAAGTGCTTGTAGCCATTCAGGGCTTGTCAAGGAGGGAAAGAATTACTTCGACATTATGTCTCAAGTTTATGGAATTGAGCCTAGGTTGGATCACTATTCATGCATGGTTGATCTCCTGGGTCGCTCTGGGCTTCTGAATGACGCTTATGAGCTGGTTAAACGTATGCCGTTGAAGCCAAACTCTGCCGTTTGGGGGGCCCTTTTCGGTGCTTGTAGGGTTTATGGCAACATTGAACTTGGGAAGGAAGTAGCAGAGAGATTATTTTCTTTGGACCCATCAGATTCCAGAAACTATATCATGCTATCAAATATGTACTCTGCAGCTGGTTTGTGGAGAGATGCTTCAAAAGTGAGGGCTTTGATGAAGGAGAAAGGTCTCATCAGAAACCCTGGATGCAGTTTTATCGAACATGGAAATAAAATTCATAGATTTGCTGTGGGTGATCGATCTCATCCGGAGTCAGAGAAGATATACACCAAATTGGAAGAAGTGATAGGAAAGATTCGGGGGGCTGGATTCGTGTCGAAAACGGAGTTTATTCTTCATGATGTTGAACAGGCAGTGAAAGAAGATATGATCAGTAAGCACAGTGAGAAACTAGCCATTGCATTTGGGCTTCTGGTGACTAATGCTGGCATGCCAATAATTATTACTAAGAACCTTAGAATCTGTGGTGACTGTCACAGCACTGCAAAACTCATATCCTTCATCGAGAAGCGAACTATCATAATTCGAGACTCTAAGCGGTTCCACCATTTTGCCGCCGGCATATGCTCTTGTGGAGATTATTGGTGA
- the LOC117636462 gene encoding RHOMBOID-like protein 13 has translation MGRPLVFEILEKPATSCFIGICSAIWFYIQKKNIGYSHVGLSYETAIAGHHWRIITSAFSHISILHLVFNMSALWSLGVVEKLGPIGLGMEYYLQYTLVLVVLSGALVLGMYHILIQKFKIEYFRRVTAVGYSCVVFGWMTILSVKQPTSKLHLFGFLSLPISFAPFESLIFTSIIVPQASFIGHLSGIVVGYAIAWGLINGMNNYWAVSMLGWIVLVSVFSLKRSGAYDFSFLEIESVTDPSLPSVRFVGNGRTLQMSALPATGVELV, from the coding sequence ATGGGTAGGCCATTGGTTTTCGAGATCTTGGAAAAACCAGCCACGAGTTGTTTCATAGGAATATGCAGTGCAATTTGGTTCTACATACAGAAGAAAAACATTGGGTATTCACATGTGGGCTTGAGTTATGAAACTGCCATTGCAGGGCACCATTGGAGGATTATAACTTCAGCTTTTTCTCATATAAGCATTCTTCATCTTGTTTTCAATATGAGTGCACTTTGGAGTCTTGGGGTAGTAGAAAAGTTGGGGCCTATAGGTCTCGGGATGGAATATTATCTGCAGTACACACTTGTCTTGGTTGTACTTTCCGGAGCGCTAGTCTTGGGGATGTACCATATCTTAATCCAAAAATTCAAGATTGAGTATTTTCGGAGAGTTACCGCTGTTGGGTATTCTTGTGTTGTTTTTGGTTGGATGACGATTCTTTCTGTCAAGCAACCTACATCCAAGTTGCAtctttttggatttctttCACTTCCCATTAGTTTTGCACCATTTGAGTCGCTTATTTTTACTTCAATCATCGTTCCTCAAGCAAGTTTTATCGGTCATTTATCTGGAATTGTTGTTGGGTATGCTATTGCATGGGGTTTAATTAATGGTATGAACAACTACTGGGCAGTTTCCATGTTGGGATGGATTGTGCTTGTTTCTGTGTTCAGTTTGAAGCGATCTGGTGCATATGATTTCAGTTTTCTTGAGATTGAATCTGTTACTGATCCTTCATTGCCATCTGTACGGTTTGTTGGAAATGGTAGAACATTGCAAATGAGCGCGTTACCAGCTACGGGTGTGGAGCTTGTgtaa